A single region of the Pontibacter kalidii genome encodes:
- a CDS encoding IS4 family transposase yields the protein MAAIISSTKVSVESLLQYIPEESFSALAHQTRVDYKVHKLYGRSMFYLLLYGLISDERIGQRSLADYFNTAKFRAFAKLDASSQISHSSLSDRLATMPVSFFEQAYQQVYHLFSRHYGEQQAAGHSITRVDSTMVCEQANKLEAGMRVGRKKDGKKQIKYTLALQDLFPSSVELFSKQSELSEDKTIARLILGQVAAEDNVVVFDRGVQQRRSFCRIDAKQLWFITRLKKNARCQTGTCFSTAAGERVGNVRILSDELCWLYSHGKQVEVPFRLIKAVTDKGKVIPLLTNRFDVSAKAIARLYRRRWDIEVFFRFLKQELNLSHLLTVSLNGIKIILYMTLILAMMLLVYRKVNELGYKTAKRRFAMELDERITALLIVIAGGKPEIVFANMKT from the coding sequence ATGGCCGCTATTATATCCTCTACCAAAGTAAGTGTGGAATCCTTACTGCAGTATATTCCCGAGGAGAGCTTTTCTGCTCTTGCCCATCAGACGAGAGTTGATTACAAGGTGCATAAGTTGTATGGGCGCAGCATGTTTTACCTGCTGCTCTACGGTCTGATAAGTGATGAGAGAATAGGGCAGCGGAGCCTAGCAGATTATTTCAACACAGCCAAGTTCCGGGCGTTTGCCAAGCTCGATGCCTCTTCCCAGATCAGCCACAGCTCCCTCTCCGACAGGCTGGCCACCATGCCAGTGAGCTTTTTTGAGCAGGCCTATCAGCAGGTCTATCACCTCTTCTCGCGCCACTACGGGGAGCAGCAGGCAGCAGGCCACTCCATTACCCGGGTTGACTCGACCATGGTTTGCGAGCAGGCCAACAAATTGGAGGCCGGTATGCGTGTGGGGCGCAAGAAGGACGGCAAAAAACAGATCAAGTACACGCTGGCCCTGCAGGACCTGTTTCCCTCCTCCGTGGAGCTGTTTTCCAAACAATCCGAGTTGAGCGAGGACAAGACCATTGCCAGGCTTATCCTGGGCCAGGTAGCAGCCGAGGACAACGTGGTTGTCTTCGACAGGGGCGTGCAGCAGCGCAGGAGCTTTTGCCGGATAGATGCAAAGCAGCTTTGGTTTATCACCCGGCTCAAGAAGAATGCCCGCTGCCAAACCGGCACTTGTTTCTCGACGGCGGCTGGAGAGCGGGTAGGCAACGTGCGCATCCTCAGCGATGAGTTGTGTTGGCTCTACTCCCATGGCAAGCAGGTCGAGGTGCCTTTTCGCCTCATCAAAGCTGTGACCGACAAAGGCAAAGTGATTCCCTTGCTCACCAACCGCTTTGACGTATCGGCTAAGGCCATTGCCAGGCTCTACCGCAGGCGCTGGGACATAGAGGTCTTCTTCCGCTTTCTCAAGCAGGAGCTCAACCTCTCCCATCTGCTCACGGTCAGCCTCAACGGTATCAAAATCATCCTTTACATGACGCTGATACTGGCCATGATGCTGTTGGTCTACAGGAAAGTAAATGAGCTGGGATACAAAACCGCCAAAAGAAGATTTGCCATGGAGCTTGATGAACGTATCACGGCCTTGCTTATCGTCATAGCAGGAGGAAAACCAGAGATTGTCTTTGCCAATATGAAAACGTAA
- a CDS encoding SH3 domain-containing protein, whose product MYKLYSKTFLALLFVVTALLYQPTFAADNYKVGDKLYVAPTAGINIRSRPSLQAPILAKLNYNTAVTVAADSLPAEPLQVRVKDFNEGFMTLQGHWVKVKSGRITGYVFDGMLSSVKGLELNNYQEEAYFADTFGKPRKETIQKSKVVEGHKADSETVITTHPKGIVVEYTFFDGCHDLTYTFDIPFNDVYWLINRMMVGADAVQDVKIRKEGKRTVLTYYSCT is encoded by the coding sequence ATGTATAAGCTCTATTCAAAAACATTTTTAGCTCTTCTCTTTGTCGTTACTGCGCTGCTATATCAACCAACCTTTGCGGCGGACAACTACAAAGTCGGGGACAAGCTCTATGTAGCGCCAACTGCTGGTATAAACATACGGTCCAGGCCTTCTTTACAGGCTCCTATTCTTGCAAAACTCAACTATAACACTGCTGTAACTGTTGCAGCGGATTCACTTCCTGCCGAACCGCTCCAGGTAAGGGTGAAAGATTTTAATGAAGGCTTTATGACTTTGCAGGGGCATTGGGTTAAAGTAAAATCAGGCAGGATAACAGGTTATGTTTTTGATGGAATGCTCTCCAGCGTGAAGGGATTAGAGCTCAACAACTATCAGGAAGAGGCTTATTTTGCTGACACCTTTGGCAAACCTCGCAAGGAAACGATCCAGAAGAGCAAAGTGGTTGAAGGCCACAAAGCAGATTCTGAAACGGTGATCACAACCCATCCCAAAGGTATCGTCGTGGAATATACTTTTTTTGATGGCTGCCATGACCTGACTTATACCTTTGACATCCCGTTCAATGACGTATACTGGCTTATTAATCGCATGATGGTAGGTGCGGATGCTGTACAGGATGTTAAAATCAGAAAAGAAGGTAAGCGCACTGTATTAACTTACTATAGCTGCACGTAA
- a CDS encoding aspartate-semialdehyde dehydrogenase → MKVAVVGATGLVGSEILKVLAERDFPVTELLLVASERSVGKQVEFKGKQIKVIGMQDAIAAAPHIAIFSAGGSTSTEWAPKFAEAGIVVVDNSSAWRMDPTKKLVVPEINAKELTKEDKIIANPNCSTIQMVVALNKLHEELKAKRIVVSTYQSVTGTGVKAVEQLMNERAGKDGEKAYPYPIDLNVLPHIDVFQDNGYTKEEMKMILETKKIMGDDSIRVTATAVRIPVMGGHSESVNVEFEKDFTLDEVYRILGETEGVVVVDDVKNLQYPMPKDAHGKDEVLVGRVRLDETQPRTVNMWIVADNLRKGAATNAVQIAEYLVKHELV, encoded by the coding sequence ATGAAAGTAGCAGTAGTAGGCGCTACCGGTTTGGTAGGCAGCGAAATTTTGAAAGTACTGGCGGAGCGCGACTTCCCGGTAACGGAATTATTGTTGGTTGCTTCTGAGAGATCTGTTGGTAAACAGGTGGAGTTTAAGGGTAAACAGATAAAGGTTATCGGGATGCAGGACGCGATTGCGGCTGCCCCGCACATTGCTATTTTCTCTGCCGGTGGCAGCACCTCTACCGAGTGGGCCCCGAAGTTCGCCGAAGCAGGCATCGTGGTAGTAGACAACTCCTCGGCCTGGCGCATGGACCCTACCAAAAAACTGGTGGTGCCGGAGATCAACGCGAAAGAACTGACGAAAGAAGATAAGATCATTGCCAACCCGAACTGCTCTACCATACAAATGGTGGTGGCTCTGAACAAGCTGCACGAGGAGCTGAAGGCCAAGCGCATTGTGGTGAGCACGTATCAGTCTGTGACCGGAACAGGCGTGAAGGCGGTGGAGCAACTGATGAACGAGCGCGCCGGAAAAGACGGCGAGAAGGCTTACCCATACCCAATCGACCTGAACGTGCTGCCGCACATCGACGTGTTCCAGGACAACGGTTATACCAAAGAGGAGATGAAGATGATCCTGGAAACGAAGAAGATCATGGGCGACGACTCTATCCGCGTGACAGCAACAGCAGTGCGTATACCTGTAATGGGCGGCCACTCCGAGTCGGTGAATGTGGAGTTTGAGAAGGACTTTACGCTGGACGAAGTATACCGCATTCTCGGTGAAACAGAAGGTGTGGTGGTAGTAGACGATGTGAAGAACCTGCAGTACCCGATGCCGAAAGACGCGCACGGCAAAGACGAGGTACTGGTAGGTCGCGTACGTCTGGACGAAACGCAGCCCCGCACCGTGAACATGTGGATTGTGGCGGATAACCTGCGAAAAGGTGCTGCGACCAACGCCGTGCAGATTGCCGAATACCTGGTGAAGCACGAGCTAGTTTAA
- a CDS encoding lamin tail domain-containing protein — MAAAQLQENFADGNFTQNPTWTGDEGSFTVNAQGQLQSSGPAVTGTILQLTTPSQAAVGVAWEFWANLRLATSSSNYADVWLISDSENLKDTNTSGYFVRIGGTPDEVSLFRQDAGKTAVKIIDGQDKTVATSNNVVRVRVTRSINHAWELRIDVTGTGEHYASQGTATDATYTRSAYFGVLLRYSSANSQKFFFDDFTVADTQAPVLQELQTVNPQELTLQFSEPLQPEEAQRIGNYTLSGSINPLLAELVEPGRVRLVFSQSFRGGRNELSIQYLQDLFGNRIAEPILSSFSFMPPAVLPGYNELLITEIMADENPTVGLPAQEYIELFNPTDKVLKLQGIKYSDATSTATFPDVQLLPQEYAVVVPNSQVQHFSEYGKVIGISNFPSLNNSGELLQLRQPGGKLIYAINYSDSWYKNPSKREGGWSLEMIDVHNPCAGVENWTASEDLRGGTPAQANSVATSNPDNTPPALADATATAPDKVLLRFSERLDSAQATRIANYSLSPGIPINQAQVQGPLFSEVMLVLGSQLQERQGYTLTATSITDCAGNTSTSPLTYTFALPSAPAPGDVVINEILFNSRTGGADFVELVNRSDKYLNLKDWKLANTSGDTISNLKSITTANYVLAPGQYVVLSSNPDNIMQNYPLARQETFIRMSSLPSYPDEAGTVVVVQPNGEVADRFSYDAKMHFELLDDVNGVSLERVRLEGPSMASNFHSAATTVFATPGYKNSQAQAGVQAQRVFEVSPKVFSPDGDGYEDFATINYRTDKTGLVANITVYDAQGREIRKLVRNELLEANGFFRWDGLRENGAKANIGYYLFHIELFGLNGEKSEFKEKVVVGGRF; from the coding sequence GTGGCTGCTGCACAACTACAGGAAAATTTCGCTGACGGCAACTTTACCCAGAATCCCACCTGGACGGGCGATGAGGGCAGCTTTACAGTAAATGCGCAGGGCCAGCTGCAAAGCAGCGGCCCCGCTGTAACAGGCACTATACTGCAGCTTACCACACCATCGCAGGCGGCCGTGGGTGTCGCTTGGGAGTTCTGGGCGAACCTGCGCCTGGCCACCTCCTCCAGCAACTATGCCGATGTATGGCTCATCTCCGACTCCGAAAACCTGAAAGATACCAACACCAGCGGCTATTTTGTGCGCATCGGCGGTACGCCCGACGAGGTGAGCCTGTTCCGGCAAGACGCCGGCAAAACGGCAGTAAAGATTATCGACGGGCAGGACAAGACCGTGGCCACCAGCAACAATGTGGTGCGCGTGCGGGTAACCCGAAGTATAAACCATGCATGGGAGCTACGTATAGACGTGACCGGCACCGGCGAGCACTATGCTAGCCAGGGCACCGCCACCGACGCCACCTACACCCGCTCGGCATACTTTGGGGTGCTGCTAAGGTACAGTTCGGCCAACAGTCAGAAATTCTTCTTCGATGATTTTACCGTTGCTGATACCCAGGCGCCGGTGCTGCAGGAGCTGCAAACCGTAAACCCTCAGGAGCTGACGCTGCAGTTCAGCGAGCCACTGCAACCGGAAGAGGCGCAGCGTATCGGCAACTATACGTTGAGTGGAAGTATAAACCCGCTCCTTGCAGAGCTGGTGGAGCCGGGGCGGGTGCGGCTGGTGTTCAGCCAGAGTTTCAGGGGCGGCAGGAACGAGCTAAGTATACAATACCTGCAGGACCTGTTCGGCAACAGGATTGCCGAACCTATACTTTCCAGCTTCAGCTTTATGCCTCCAGCCGTGCTGCCCGGTTACAACGAGCTGTTGATAACCGAAATTATGGCCGATGAAAACCCAACGGTAGGGCTGCCGGCGCAGGAATATATCGAGCTGTTTAACCCCACTGACAAGGTGCTGAAGCTACAAGGCATTAAGTATTCCGACGCTACTTCCACCGCCACGTTCCCGGATGTGCAGCTGCTGCCGCAGGAATATGCCGTGGTGGTGCCCAACAGCCAGGTGCAGCATTTCAGCGAGTATGGCAAGGTAATCGGGATCAGCAATTTCCCCAGCCTGAACAACAGCGGGGAATTGCTGCAGCTGCGCCAGCCCGGTGGCAAACTCATCTATGCCATAAACTACTCCGACAGCTGGTATAAGAACCCGAGCAAGCGCGAAGGGGGCTGGAGCCTGGAGATGATCGACGTGCACAACCCCTGCGCCGGCGTAGAGAATTGGACAGCCTCCGAAGACCTGCGTGGCGGCACACCGGCACAGGCCAATTCGGTAGCCACTTCTAACCCGGATAACACACCGCCTGCTTTAGCAGATGCCACTGCCACTGCACCAGACAAAGTGCTGCTTCGCTTCAGTGAGCGGCTGGACAGCGCACAGGCGACACGTATAGCCAACTACAGCCTTAGCCCAGGTATACCTATAAATCAGGCGCAGGTGCAGGGTCCGCTGTTCTCCGAAGTTATGCTTGTGCTTGGCAGCCAGCTGCAGGAGCGGCAGGGGTATACCTTAACCGCCACAAGTATAACCGACTGCGCCGGCAACACGAGTACGAGTCCTTTAACGTATACTTTTGCTTTGCCCTCAGCACCCGCGCCCGGCGATGTGGTCATCAACGAGATCCTGTTTAACTCACGCACAGGCGGCGCTGATTTTGTGGAGTTGGTAAACCGCAGCGATAAGTACCTTAACCTTAAAGACTGGAAGCTGGCCAACACCTCCGGCGACACCATCAGCAACCTTAAAAGTATAACCACAGCCAATTATGTGCTGGCGCCGGGGCAATACGTGGTGCTCAGCTCCAACCCGGACAATATCATGCAGAACTACCCACTGGCAAGGCAGGAAACCTTTATCAGGATGAGTAGCCTGCCCAGCTACCCCGACGAGGCCGGAACCGTAGTGGTGGTGCAGCCGAATGGCGAGGTAGCGGATAGGTTCAGTTATGATGCAAAAATGCATTTTGAACTGCTCGATGATGTAAACGGCGTGTCGCTGGAGCGGGTGCGGCTGGAGGGGCCAAGTATGGCCAGCAACTTCCACTCGGCGGCTACCACGGTTTTTGCCACGCCGGGGTATAAAAACTCGCAGGCGCAGGCAGGGGTGCAGGCGCAGCGGGTGTTCGAGGTCTCGCCCAAGGTTTTCTCTCCGGATGGGGACGGCTACGAAGACTTTGCCACCATCAACTACCGCACCGACAAAACCGGCCTAGTAGCCAACATTACGGTGTATGATGCACAGGGGCGGGAGATACGCAAACTGGTGCGCAACGAGTTGCTGGAGGCAAACGGCTTCTTCCGCTGGGATGGCCTGCGGGAGAACGGTGCCAAAGCCAATATAGGCTATTACCTGTTCCACATCGAGCTGTTTGGCCTGAATGGGGAGAAAAGTGAGTTTAAAGAGAAAGTAGTGGTAGGCGGCAGGTTCTGA
- a CDS encoding alpha/beta fold hydrolase codes for MIKKLFIYTLLLGTLLSHTSCEKEATAAAPAVVETPATEPPVAGEDLYYVSSELLLSVPKEMLQQLATSQGYGTYGPEIAYGISVYKLVYNTTYLGRQIQASGLVCLPQNMSTPAPVISAQHGTNFAHRDAPSNFEGLSGFELFAAAGYVMLIPDYIGFGASKDILHPYYDQKHSALAVVDMVKAAKTLYKEKEVPVSDKLFLVGYSEGGYVTLAAQKEIETNPVHGLKVTASAAGAGGYDLVEMLSLVRSGKAYSYPAYLAYVLQAYNNTNEWKRPMSDFFQEPYASKMSELFDGSKSGSAINRELAKDPKALFNPAFFAALQDDQQELPLKKALQANSFYDWVPQSPTRLYHGTADDVVPFSNSKRTYDRFVAGGARQLEFIPIQGKGHGNAFEPMLQSLLPWLQEF; via the coding sequence GTGATCAAGAAACTCTTTATTTACACGTTGCTGCTCGGCACGTTGCTGAGCCATACTTCCTGCGAAAAAGAAGCCACTGCAGCAGCGCCCGCTGTGGTAGAGACGCCTGCTACGGAGCCACCCGTAGCCGGGGAGGACCTGTACTACGTGTCGTCGGAGCTGCTGCTGAGCGTGCCGAAGGAAATGCTGCAGCAGCTTGCCACCTCACAAGGGTATGGCACCTATGGCCCTGAGATAGCGTATGGCATCTCGGTTTACAAGCTCGTGTATAACACCACTTACCTGGGCCGCCAGATACAGGCATCGGGCCTGGTTTGCCTGCCTCAGAACATGAGCACACCGGCCCCGGTTATCAGCGCCCAGCACGGCACCAACTTTGCGCACCGCGATGCCCCGTCTAACTTCGAGGGCCTGTCCGGCTTCGAGCTTTTTGCCGCTGCCGGCTATGTGATGCTTATACCAGACTACATCGGCTTCGGTGCGTCTAAGGATATTCTGCACCCGTACTACGACCAGAAGCACTCGGCCCTCGCCGTGGTGGACATGGTAAAGGCAGCCAAAACACTCTACAAGGAGAAAGAGGTGCCTGTAAGCGACAAGCTTTTTCTGGTGGGCTACTCGGAGGGCGGTTACGTAACGCTGGCTGCGCAGAAGGAAATTGAGACCAACCCGGTGCACGGCCTGAAGGTAACAGCCTCGGCGGCAGGTGCTGGCGGTTACGACCTGGTGGAGATGCTGAGCCTCGTAAGATCAGGTAAGGCCTACTCCTACCCTGCCTACCTGGCCTACGTGCTGCAGGCCTACAACAACACCAACGAGTGGAAGCGACCTATGTCGGATTTCTTCCAGGAGCCCTACGCCTCTAAAATGTCCGAGCTTTTCGATGGCAGCAAGAGCGGCAGCGCCATTAACAGAGAACTAGCCAAAGACCCGAAGGCGCTCTTTAACCCGGCTTTTTTCGCGGCTCTGCAGGATGACCAACAGGAGTTGCCCTTGAAGAAAGCGCTACAGGCCAACAGCTTCTACGACTGGGTGCCGCAAAGCCCGACGCGCCTTTACCACGGCACCGCTGATGATGTCGTACCCTTCAGCAACTCAAAGCGGACCTATGACCGCTTTGTAGCGGGCGGCGCCAGGCAGTTAGAATTTATACCTATCCAGGGCAAAGGCCACGGAAATGCTTTTGAGCCCATGCTACAGTCGCTACTGCCCTGGCTGCAGGAATTTTAA
- a CDS encoding sulfite exporter TauE/SafE family protein has translation MEEIIYLCLFAFMAGFIDSVVGGGGLIQVPALLVFLPGVPLPTVFGTGKFAGIAGTTAAMVKYVRSVRINYLAILPAAAAAFVCSFLGARALSHLDASLLKPFILVLLVLVAVYTFIKKDFGSLHAPKLTALKERLYGLLVGAAIGFYDGFFGPGTGSFLIFIFIGLFGFNFLAASAAAKVVNVATNLSALLYFAWNGYVLYEVAVPMAVCSILGSQLGTRTALKRGVGFVRVLFLVVVSGIILKFAYDTYGTGGSDFAHVAATVQQWIGRKG, from the coding sequence GTGGAAGAGATCATTTACCTGTGCCTGTTCGCCTTTATGGCAGGCTTTATCGATTCGGTGGTGGGTGGCGGCGGACTGATACAGGTGCCGGCCCTGCTGGTGTTTCTGCCCGGCGTGCCGCTGCCCACCGTGTTTGGTACAGGCAAGTTTGCGGGCATCGCGGGCACTACGGCGGCGATGGTCAAGTATGTGCGCAGCGTCAGGATCAACTACCTGGCCATACTTCCGGCAGCCGCGGCGGCTTTTGTATGCTCTTTCCTGGGAGCCCGTGCCCTGAGCCATTTGGATGCCAGCTTACTGAAGCCATTTATACTGGTGCTGCTGGTGCTGGTGGCGGTATACACCTTCATCAAAAAAGACTTTGGCTCCCTGCATGCGCCCAAACTCACAGCGCTGAAAGAGCGGCTGTATGGCTTGCTGGTCGGTGCGGCGATTGGCTTTTACGACGGCTTCTTCGGCCCCGGCACGGGCAGTTTCCTCATCTTTATCTTCATTGGGCTGTTCGGCTTTAACTTCCTGGCGGCCTCGGCGGCGGCAAAAGTGGTGAACGTGGCCACTAACCTATCGGCGCTGCTATACTTTGCCTGGAACGGATATGTGCTCTACGAGGTGGCGGTGCCGATGGCTGTCTGCAGTATACTAGGTTCGCAACTGGGCACGCGCACCGCTTTAAAGCGGGGTGTCGGCTTTGTGCGGGTGCTGTTCCTGGTGGTGGTGAGCGGCATTATCCTCAAATTTGCCTACGACACCTATGGCACCGGCGGCAGCGATTTTGCTCATGTAGCTGCTACTGTGCAGCAGTGGATCGGCAGAAAAGGGTAA
- a CDS encoding DEAD/DEAH box helicase, whose protein sequence is MKFEDYRISDEIKKSLSKLGFKKPTDIQFKAIPPIMKGEDVLAIAQTGTGKTAAFAIPVLDRLQFSKNRKRGDGIKCIVMVPTRELALQITEVFNEIGRGTRVTTFCVFGGVEQGPQIAKLEDGIDILVATPGRLFDLVSQGHIHLHRVEVLVLDEADHMLDLGFIHDIRHLITKLPRQRQTLFFSATINEKIKELAYSLVNKPVRIQISPKDPVSKNVDHSVMFVDMDDKRFFLERVVNQNPDKKILAFVRTKIRAERVVAAMERVGIQAISIHGGKEQKDRLDVMRQFKKGEVKLLIATDVSARGIDIPSVEYVVNYDLPEQPENYVHRVGRTGRGTEKGIAVSFCAPEEKPILDEIQKYLTKDIKVLEVEKEDYEATIDFSADAKYDWKALLKEAEQTDEKVKAAKSKKAKSKAKKKK, encoded by the coding sequence ATGAAGTTTGAAGATTACCGCATCTCCGACGAGATAAAGAAAAGCCTGAGCAAGCTGGGCTTTAAAAAGCCGACCGACATTCAGTTTAAGGCCATTCCGCCCATTATGAAAGGGGAGGATGTGCTGGCCATTGCCCAGACTGGTACGGGTAAAACAGCTGCTTTCGCCATTCCGGTGCTCGACAGGCTGCAGTTCAGCAAGAACCGCAAGCGTGGCGACGGTATTAAGTGCATCGTGATGGTGCCTACCCGCGAGCTGGCGCTGCAGATAACGGAGGTGTTCAACGAGATTGGCCGCGGCACCCGCGTCACCACGTTCTGCGTGTTCGGCGGCGTGGAGCAGGGGCCGCAGATCGCGAAGCTGGAGGACGGCATTGATATACTGGTGGCCACGCCCGGCCGCCTGTTCGACCTCGTGAGCCAGGGCCACATACACCTGCACCGCGTGGAGGTGCTGGTGCTGGATGAGGCCGACCACATGCTGGACCTGGGCTTTATACACGATATCCGCCACCTGATCACCAAGTTGCCGCGCCAGCGCCAGACGCTGTTTTTCTCGGCCACCATCAACGAGAAAATTAAGGAACTGGCCTACTCGCTCGTGAACAAGCCCGTACGTATCCAGATTTCCCCGAAAGACCCGGTTTCCAAAAACGTGGACCACTCGGTGATGTTCGTGGACATGGATGATAAGCGCTTTTTCCTGGAGCGGGTGGTGAACCAGAACCCGGACAAAAAGATACTGGCCTTTGTACGCACCAAGATACGCGCCGAGCGTGTGGTGGCCGCCATGGAGCGCGTGGGCATTCAGGCGATAAGTATACACGGTGGCAAAGAGCAGAAGGATCGTCTGGATGTGATGCGCCAATTTAAGAAGGGCGAGGTGAAGCTGCTGATCGCTACGGATGTGAGCGCCCGCGGCATTGACATCCCGAGCGTGGAGTACGTGGTGAACTATGACCTGCCGGAGCAGCCCGAGAACTATGTGCACCGCGTGGGCCGTACGGGCCGGGGCACCGAGAAGGGCATTGCCGTAAGTTTCTGCGCCCCCGAAGAGAAACCCATCCTTGACGAGATTCAGAAATACCTGACCAAGGACATTAAGGTGCTGGAGGTAGAGAAGGAGGATTATGAAGCCACCATCGATTTCAGCGCCGACGCCAAGTATGACTGGAAAGCCCTGCTGAAAGAGGCCGAGCAAACGGATGAAAAAGTAAAGGCGGCCAAGTCAAAGAAAGCAAAATCGAAGGCTAAGAAAAAAAAATAA
- a CDS encoding dihydrofolate reductase family protein, translated as MRKIILYIAASLDGYIARPDGDTSWLHDKRYMLEGEDYGYSTFLQSIDTTLMGHNTYKVVLGFKEPSPFPAKANYVFSRSSHPDTKQVQFVQQDAAEFVKELKQQPGKGIWLIGGGQINTLLLNAGLIDEFILTYIPIILGSGIPLFAAGAQERQLQALESKSYRNGFVQLWLQPS; from the coding sequence ATGCGCAAAATTATACTTTATATTGCGGCTAGCCTCGACGGGTACATAGCCCGGCCCGACGGCGACACCAGTTGGCTCCACGACAAAAGGTATATGTTAGAAGGCGAGGATTACGGCTACAGCACCTTCCTCCAAAGTATAGACACCACCCTGATGGGCCACAATACTTACAAGGTGGTACTTGGGTTTAAGGAGCCCTCCCCTTTTCCTGCTAAAGCGAACTATGTCTTTAGCCGCTCCAGCCACCCGGATACCAAGCAGGTGCAGTTTGTGCAGCAGGATGCGGCGGAATTTGTAAAGGAGTTGAAGCAGCAGCCGGGTAAGGGCATCTGGCTCATCGGCGGCGGGCAGATCAACACGCTGCTGCTAAATGCCGGCCTGATAGACGAATTCATACTTACCTACATTCCCATCATACTTGGCAGCGGTATACCTTTGTTTGCCGCAGGCGCGCAGGAGCGGCAACTGCAGGCACTGGAGAGCAAAAGCTACCGGAATGGCTTCGTGCAGCTATGGCTGCAACCAAGCTGA
- a CDS encoding thiol-disulfide oxidoreductase DCC family protein — MANSAATALQEPVLVYDGDCSFCKFWVNRWRRKTGARVTYVPYQEVPDGFHGISHAQFRRSVYLITTYGQPLHGARAVAALLQLSGHSTWHWLYHRVPLAGTVAEAGYRLVADNRDFFYKLTRLVIRKDA; from the coding sequence ATGGCAAATAGCGCCGCCACAGCGCTGCAGGAGCCTGTGCTGGTATACGATGGCGACTGTAGTTTCTGTAAGTTCTGGGTAAACAGGTGGCGCCGCAAAACCGGAGCCAGGGTAACGTATGTGCCCTACCAGGAGGTGCCCGATGGTTTTCATGGCATTTCCCACGCGCAGTTCCGAAGGTCGGTATACCTTATTACTACGTATGGGCAGCCCCTGCACGGGGCCAGGGCGGTAGCTGCGCTGCTGCAGCTAAGCGGCCACAGCACCTGGCACTGGCTTTATCACCGCGTGCCGCTGGCGGGCACAGTGGCTGAGGCTGGCTACCGCCTGGTGGCTGATAACCGTGATTTTTTCTATAAGCTCACCAGGCTGGTTATCAGAAAGGATGCCTGA
- a CDS encoding YgaP family membrane protein: MECNVGIVEQKARVLAGLALIGIGAYYNSKPLAAVGIIPILTGMLRWCPINAAVGYDGCRNERTWYGK, translated from the coding sequence ATGGAATGCAACGTAGGGATTGTTGAGCAAAAGGCCCGTGTGCTGGCCGGGCTAGCACTTATCGGCATTGGTGCTTATTACAACTCAAAGCCGCTGGCTGCGGTTGGGATCATACCTATACTTACCGGGATGCTGCGCTGGTGCCCCATAAATGCCGCAGTAGGCTACGACGGATGCAGAAACGAGCGTACCTGGTATGGCAAATAG
- a CDS encoding DUF2752 domain-containing protein codes for MSQLPIVRNYWQQANTWVPLEALLWPVGLVLLASMDPAGVHLFSFCPFSWVLENGCPGCGLGHGIAYLARGEWQAAWAAHPLAAPAVLLLLWRCGSLLYFHRTHSNHLKH; via the coding sequence ATGAGCCAACTCCCTATTGTCCGGAACTACTGGCAGCAGGCAAATACATGGGTGCCGCTGGAGGCACTGCTATGGCCGGTAGGGCTGGTCCTGCTGGCATCCATGGACCCGGCTGGAGTGCACCTGTTCAGCTTTTGCCCGTTTAGCTGGGTGCTGGAAAACGGTTGCCCGGGCTGCGGGCTGGGGCATGGCATTGCTTACCTGGCGCGGGGCGAGTGGCAGGCAGCCTGGGCAGCGCACCCGCTGGCGGCACCGGCCGTGCTGCTGCTCTTATGGCGCTGCGGCAGTCTTTTATACTTCCACCGTACGCACAGCAACCATCTGAAACATTAA
- a CDS encoding TM2 domain-containing protein yields MASILHLMPDLEPDEMGYIQTLVKPMNEDEARQFASIYRSRRREPMLLLVTTIVGFFGVAGIQRFLTGQIGMGLLYFFTGGLCLIGTIIDLVNHKRLAYEYNVKQADQVIMMMRHGR; encoded by the coding sequence ATGGCAAGTATACTACACCTGATGCCGGACTTGGAGCCCGACGAAATGGGCTACATTCAAACGCTGGTAAAACCGATGAACGAGGACGAGGCGCGGCAGTTTGCGAGCATTTACCGCTCCCGCCGGCGCGAGCCCATGTTGTTGCTGGTTACCACCATTGTGGGGTTCTTTGGCGTGGCCGGAATTCAGCGCTTCCTTACCGGGCAGATAGGCATGGGCCTGCTCTACTTCTTTACCGGTGGCCTCTGCCTCATCGGCACGATTATAGACCTGGTGAACCATAAGCGGCTGGCCTACGAGTATAACGTGAAGCAGGCAGACCAGGTGATCATGATGATGCGCCACGGCCGCTAA